The following coding sequences lie in one uncultured Mailhella sp. genomic window:
- a CDS encoding phage regulatory CII family protein, translating into MVSELSTLIHNLVLDNPVPAKDLAKAIGKPYSTLLREVNPYDTGAKLGAETLLQIMMQTGDTKPLEYMAGKLGYSLVAARSDAPHVTPGAFQGAGSGVNASVPAMDGRQNGEKEHRA; encoded by the coding sequence ATGGTATCGGAACTTTCCACTCTCATTCACAATCTTGTTCTGGACAATCCCGTGCCTGCGAAAGACCTGGCAAAGGCCATCGGCAAGCCGTATTCCACCCTGCTCAGGGAAGTGAATCCGTATGATACGGGAGCCAAGCTCGGCGCGGAAACACTGCTGCAGATCATGATGCAGACCGGCGACACCAAGCCGCTGGAGTACATGGCGGGCAAGCTCGGCTATTCGCTGGTGGCCGCCAGAAGCGACGCGCCGCACGTCACGCCCGGAGCCTTTCAGGGGGCCGGTTCCGGCGTGAACGCGTCCGTTCCCGCGATGGATGGACGTCAGAACGGCGAAAAGGAACATCGGGCCTGA
- a CDS encoding C40 family peptidase — translation MTTHRDHSLYRYVPLLLLCVALLMTAGCGKQTYRPTYQQPSAASGSGAAIAATAKSQLGRPYVSGGSSPSRGFDCSGLVYWACASNGISVPRISRDQASAGKRISRGSLRPGDIVVFRIPRSGYHTGIYVGQNSFIHSPKPRARVRIESLSVNYWDRYYVTARRVARR, via the coding sequence ATGACGACACATCGCGATCATTCCCTCTATCGGTATGTTCCGCTGCTTCTTCTGTGCGTGGCCCTTCTCATGACCGCTGGCTGCGGCAAACAGACCTACAGACCGACTTATCAACAGCCGAGCGCCGCTTCCGGCAGCGGTGCGGCCATCGCCGCCACGGCCAAAAGTCAGCTCGGCCGTCCCTACGTATCCGGCGGATCCTCGCCCTCGCGCGGCTTCGACTGCTCCGGCCTCGTGTACTGGGCCTGCGCAAGCAACGGCATTTCCGTGCCCCGCATCAGCCGCGATCAGGCCAGCGCGGGCAAACGCATTTCCCGCGGCAGCCTGCGCCCCGGCGACATCGTGGTTTTCCGCATTCCGCGCTCCGGCTACCACACGGGCATCTACGTCGGCCAGAACAGTTTCATTCACAGTCCCAAGCCCCGGGCCCGCGTGCGCATTGAATCGCTCTCCGTCAACTACTGGGATCGCTACTACGTCACGGCCCGACGCGTCGCCAGGCGCTGA
- a CDS encoding efflux transporter outer membrane subunit, whose protein sequence is MVKMLSILAPAFMLLLAGCNLAPDYQRPEMDIPQTWEASQSQALQTKWWERFHDETLNALVEEALAHNKNIDQAMANVDQAQAGLGIARDALLPVPSASADGTRTMARSATSPAAMQNNGKNTHTFSGALAASWTLDFWGKYWNAAESARASLVATEAARDNVILTVAASTVESYFWLSAYTWQEEIARDVLKNREDSLKIYQNRFDNGQISDLDILSIRANVETARNALASARIAKNAAETSLAVLLGRSPAEIMKMGGLKAPASLMTSLDKTPALPSGIPSQILEHRPDIRQAEANLQAANYDIGTARASFFPSFSLTGLLGGASLELNELLRSTNQYASVGGSLSLPLNFWTIKRTVDSAEAAKKAAVATYELTVQNAFKDVRDALVSQTEYANSVGALTRQVDYLSRAVMHARTRYDNGFASYLELLTAESNLFTAQQSLAVAHANHLVSIAEVCLALGGGWQE, encoded by the coding sequence ATGGTCAAAATGCTGTCGATTCTTGCTCCGGCATTCATGCTGCTTCTTGCGGGGTGCAACCTTGCCCCCGACTATCAGCGTCCGGAAATGGATATCCCTCAAACGTGGGAGGCCTCGCAGTCGCAGGCGCTTCAGACCAAGTGGTGGGAGCGCTTCCACGACGAAACGCTGAACGCGCTGGTGGAAGAAGCGCTCGCGCACAACAAGAACATCGACCAGGCCATGGCCAACGTGGATCAGGCGCAGGCCGGGCTCGGCATAGCGCGCGACGCGCTGCTGCCCGTGCCTTCCGCCTCGGCCGACGGCACGCGCACCATGGCGCGCTCCGCCACCTCGCCCGCCGCCATGCAGAACAACGGCAAGAACACCCACACCTTCTCAGGCGCGCTCGCCGCAAGCTGGACCCTCGACTTCTGGGGCAAATACTGGAACGCCGCGGAATCCGCCCGCGCTTCTCTCGTGGCAACCGAAGCCGCCCGCGACAACGTGATTCTCACCGTGGCCGCCAGCACCGTGGAGTCCTATTTCTGGCTGAGCGCCTACACCTGGCAGGAGGAAATCGCCCGCGATGTTCTGAAAAACCGCGAAGATTCCCTGAAAATCTATCAGAACCGCTTCGACAACGGACAGATCAGCGATCTCGACATCCTGAGCATCCGCGCCAACGTGGAAACCGCGCGCAACGCTCTTGCCTCCGCAAGAATCGCCAAGAACGCCGCCGAAACCTCCCTCGCCGTGCTGCTCGGCCGCTCGCCCGCGGAAATCATGAAGATGGGCGGTCTCAAGGCTCCCGCCTCACTCATGACCTCCCTCGACAAGACTCCCGCCCTGCCTTCCGGCATTCCCTCGCAGATTCTCGAGCATCGTCCCGACATCCGCCAGGCCGAAGCCAACCTTCAGGCCGCCAACTACGACATCGGCACGGCGCGCGCGTCGTTCTTCCCGTCGTTCTCCCTCACCGGTCTGCTCGGCGGCGCGAGCCTTGAACTCAACGAGCTGCTCAGAAGCACCAATCAGTACGCAAGCGTCGGCGGAAGCCTGAGCCTGCCGCTCAACTTCTGGACCATCAAGCGCACCGTGGACAGCGCCGAAGCCGCCAAGAAGGCCGCCGTGGCCACCTACGAGCTCACCGTGCAGAACGCCTTCAAGGACGTGCGCGACGCGCTGGTTTCCCAGACCGAATACGCCAATTCCGTGGGCGCGCTCACCCGTCAGGTGGACTACCTCTCCCGCGCCGTCATGCACGCCCGCACCCGCTACGACAACGGCTTCGCCTCCTACCTCGAACTGCTCACCGCGGAAAGTAATCTGTTCACCGCGCAGCAGTCCCTTGCCGTGGCTCACGCCAATCATCTCGTCAGCATCGCCGAAGTGTGCCTCGCCCTCGGCGGCGGCTGGCAGGAATAA
- a CDS encoding LysR family transcriptional regulator produces MNWTIEQLRAFVTAAEKGSFSAAGRAMGKAQSVVSTHIAMLEDSLGVELFDRSSRSPVLTEAGRALLPEARAVLRQSHRFDSCAIAQYSGEAVLLNIVVSHGVPFQGISEAMASLTEKYPFLSGSFHIVSLDSVWKQVSEGDAQIGIVGGHLPETKSNCEVVCLGQLRYCLVASRNSPLGQKKNVTVEDLAQYRHIVFNRSRAERYLLNSQYWEVNDVVAAMYWASLGIGWAVVPLGLAQRIARDESMKNLVILDMDNMSFVAHNIYLIWNNVFSRRDILEDLCRDLKTYYQQAFEQGDNMF; encoded by the coding sequence TTGAACTGGACCATAGAGCAGTTGCGCGCCTTTGTCACGGCCGCCGAAAAAGGATCGTTCTCTGCGGCGGGTCGCGCCATGGGCAAGGCGCAGTCTGTGGTGAGCACGCACATTGCCATGCTGGAAGACAGTCTCGGCGTGGAACTTTTCGATCGTTCGTCGCGCTCTCCCGTGCTCACCGAAGCCGGTCGGGCGCTTCTTCCCGAGGCGCGCGCCGTGCTCCGGCAGAGTCATCGCTTTGATTCCTGCGCCATTGCCCAGTACAGCGGCGAGGCCGTGCTGCTCAACATCGTGGTGAGTCACGGCGTGCCTTTTCAGGGGATATCCGAGGCGATGGCGTCGCTGACGGAAAAATATCCTTTCCTGAGCGGAAGTTTTCACATCGTGTCGCTGGACAGCGTGTGGAAGCAGGTGAGCGAGGGAGACGCGCAGATAGGCATTGTGGGCGGGCATCTGCCGGAAACCAAGAGCAACTGTGAAGTCGTCTGCCTCGGTCAGCTTCGCTACTGTCTGGTGGCTTCGCGCAATTCGCCGCTCGGTCAGAAGAAAAACGTGACCGTGGAAGATCTCGCGCAGTATCGGCACATCGTGTTCAACCGTTCGCGCGCGGAGCGGTATCTGCTGAACTCTCAGTACTGGGAAGTGAACGACGTGGTGGCGGCCATGTACTGGGCGTCGCTCGGCATAGGCTGGGCCGTGGTGCCGCTGGGGCTGGCTCAGCGCATTGCGCGCGACGAATCCATGAAGAACCTCGTCATTCTCGACATGGACAACATGTCGTTCGTGGCGCACAACATCTATCTCATCTGGAACAACGTCTTCAGCCGTCGCGATATTCTGGAAGACCTCTGCCGCGATTTGAAGACCTACTATCAGCAGGCCTTTGAACAGGGCGACAACATGTTCTGA